The segment caaaagtGGTTCCAGTTTTGTAGACTGGTTGTCAAGTTTTTTTCCAATCTGTAGTTACTGTGACGCTGTGGAGTGTGCAGTGCTCTGTGTGATCTGTAGATTCCCTCTAACAGTCCTGGGGATGTATTGTGTTGGGTGGGTACAGGAAAAGGCAAcactaggaaaaagaaaatccagatcATGCTAATTAAAAAAGAGAtggaggctaggcatggtggttcacgcctgtaatcccagcacattgggaggctgaggcgggcagatcacgaggtcaggagttcgagaccatcctggctaacatggtgaaaccccgactactaaaaatacaaaaaaattagccgggcgaggtagtgggtgcctgtagtcccagctactcgggaggctgaggcaggagaatggcatgaacctgggaggcagagcttgcagtgagctgagatcgcaccattgcactccagcctgggtgacagagcgagactctgtctcaaaaaaaagaaaaaaaagaaaaaaaaaagagagatagatgGAGCCTGCCAAAGCATTTTCCAACGAACACACAAGTGTGCATGTGAGCTGACGCCCATTCATTATAGCCATGGCTGAGGGCTCTCGGCTTTCCTGGGCAggagcgatccacccgccttggcctcccaaagggctgggattacaggtgtgagcctccgcacccagccaaatgttaaaagttttaaaattttcttcgtAACATCTTGTTTTGGTGAGTGTCCAATCCCTATGGGttcttattccttttatttatttatttattcagatgaagtctcactcttgtcacccaggctggagtgcggtggcacgatctcggttcactgcaacctttgcctcctgggttcaagcgattctcctgcctcagcctcccaagaagctggaactacaggcgcccaccaccatgcctggctaattttttgtattttggtagacacagggtttcaccgtgttagccaggatggtctcgatctcctgacctcgtgatctgcccaccttggcctcccaaagtgctgggattataggctgaaAGAAGATTTAGTATCATGTGACTGTTTTACAAAGCCAATAGAAcaattcatccttttaaaaaaacctGTAATAAATCAAGATACTCATAAACTGTTAGTTCTGAGTGGTAGGCATTTGGAcaattgctttttgtattttcgtgtgttgtttaaaataaaacactatagGCACATGGCCCCGTTCAATAGGCCAGACATGtcttccctccccacacccctctTCATGACTGAGGGCCTCGGGGCCCCAGGAAGTCTTGGGGCTTCCCTGGACCTACACAGCATCCAGCCTGGGGACACGGGTCATCTCTTCGAGGGCTGCCCCGGCCCCAGGGCCTGAGGCTCGTTGTGAGAGCAGCCGGCTTGGCTGTGACACCAGCATGTATGCACAGCTTCCCACCACCTGCAGGACCCAAGTCTGCAGCTAAAACCTAAACAGGAGAAGCCAGTACCATGCACTTATCACCTCTCCccgctccctcctccctcctctccctcctctgccccctCTCATCAGGTCCTTTTCCTGGCTGACGGGTAGGAGACACAGCCTGGTTATGGGGTGAGGTGGGGCATCATGAAGCTTATCCCTGAGCCTTTCCAAGGTCCGATGTCCTGTTGCCTGCCCTCAGCCCCTCAGGCTCGGTAGATGCTGAGCCTCAGCAGCACCCAGGGAGAAGGGGGTACCGCCTGGGCTCGGCTCTGCCCACCACACACAAGGCATGGTGGGCACATCAGAAACCATGATGGGGCAAAAGTCCTCCTACCCCCACCTAGTGTGAGCCCACAAGCATCACTCACTCGTCTTCTGACAGATCTCCCACATCCATCTGGGACGGCTTCTCTTCCTTCTTGGCATCAGTGACCACCTGTGGGGAGTGGAGACGTTTAAGGGATGGGAGGTGTCAGCCACGGGCACTGAGGTATAGCCTGTGGACTTGCTGGAGGATCATGCCAGGGCACAGAGGCTGCCTGGGCCTGGATGACCTGCCATCAGACAGGGCTGTCTATTGTCTGAACATTTCCAGTTAGGGGAACCTGACCAAGGAACTGCACCCTTGATGAGGCCAGGCTCCGGCACTGAAGACCAGGTCTGGCCTGTCAGCCCAACTGTGCCACTGGCTGGCCCTCCTTGAGTCCTTAGAACTCATGTGCCCCAAGAATAGCCTTGTTGGGGGTTAATCACCAGCTCTCTCtgctttgtggcattctctgagGGCAAAAGGGAGAGAAGGTGCAGTCTGGAAAATAACTGACCCCCAGGAAGGAGCTTAAACTTGCCAAGAAAGAACTTCAAGAAACTTCCAAAATGATGACTGTTCACCACAGCAAATAAATGGAGGAACATACCCCAGATATTAGTGTTGGAAGGGACCAGACAGGTCATTAAGTCAGCCTCTTCCTGTTATAGAtaaggatgatgatggtggtggtgatgatgctgGTGACTATAACAGTGGTGACGATGGTGATAACGATGATGGTGATTATAATGGTGGTGAtgagtgatgatgatgatggtgataatggtggtgatgatggtgaaggtgatgatggtgatggtgattataATGGTGGTGACGATGGTGatagtgatagtgatgatggtgatgatggtgatgatgctggCAATGGTtgtaataatgatgatggtgatgatgatggtgattataATGGTGGGGATGATGGTtaaggtgatgatggtgataatggtgatggtgatgatggtgatagtgatagtggtgatggtgatagtgatgatggtggtgttgaTGACAGtcatgatagtgatggtgatgatgatgctggtgatgggaatgatggtggtgatgtgataatgatggtgatattaatgatggtgatggtgatgatgatgatgattataatgttcatgatgatggtgatagtgatagtggtgatggtgatgacaacggtgatggtgatgatggtggtggtgatgacggtcatgataatgatggtggcgatgatgctggtgatgggaatgatggtggtgatgtgataatgatggtgatattaatgatgatggtgatgatgtctTTGGggatgatgttgatggtgatgatgatgatgatgatggtgatggttgtgctATGATAatgatggtgttgatggtgatgatagtaatggtggtgatgatgatgatactcCATACTGAAGCTTTCCTGGGTATGAGGCACTGCTCTGAGAGCTTTCCCAAACAATACCCTGGGATGCAGGTACTAATATTATTCCTACTTAATAGGGGAGacaactgaggcacagggaaatATGATGAGTTGTTTGGAGCATTTACTGACAGAACCACACATCTACCAAAGCCCGGTCTCTGAGCTTCCAGGTCTGTGCCCTTTTCACCACCCCAACGTGATCTCACAAGAGGTTCTGAGGACCCATGGGCACCTTGAGGGTTAACCCAAGCCCTAGAGTCTCTGATAGTGCCGAAGTGTGTGTGAGTTGGAGTGTGGGAGGGTAAGGAAGAGGCTAGACCAATCCTCAACACCAGAGAGCTCTTCTGGAGCTGCTGGCCCCAGGTCTCTGCCTCCCCGTCCAGCACACGCCTATTGTGGGGCAAGTTCCCAGAAAACCTTCCAAGGCTGGCCCTGCCAGGCCCTTTCCTGACGGCTTGGGCTCTGCTTGTCTTGGGGGTTTCCGTTCTTACCTCCTCAGCGTGGTCTCCCAGGTCAATCTCCACAAACACAGATGCTTTCTGCAAATGGAAACCAGAGAGGCGTGAATGGCAGGCTTGGGTGAGCTGGAGAGGAACACTGATTCCCTGGGAGGAACAGTGGCTCCTGGCCCTTGGGGCAGCTGGGGCAGACCCTGGTGATGACCATCAGGCCCCCAGATCCTGGCAATGCTGAACGAGGGCTCCTGGGACGCTGGGCAGAGCTGATGGCAGTGTGGACTGTGAGGTGTCCATGGCCAGCTCTGGCAGTAGAGATGGAGGGGGGATACGGCTTTCTCACCCCTCCCTAATCCCTCCCATCAGGGCCCTGAGACCCCAGAGGGTTTCCTCCAACCTCATCCTCTGAGAACTGGGGCCTCCAGGAGATGGGGCACTGCCCAGAGCTAGGGAGCCCGactgctcccaccccagccctgttCGACAAGGCAGCACTGCTGCCCCCACAGCCTGCCTGTGGGCCACACCCGCACCAAGGAGCAGGAGACCCACCCGGGATGCAAATGGCTTCAGTGGCTCAGGGTTTTGCTGCCCCAAGGCCTCTAACTGGGCACCTGGACCAGCCCAGAATGTGTACCCGATGGGAGCACTTGAGTCAACTCCAAGGGCAGTGTGTGGGGGCAGGTGAAGGACTTCCCAAGAGCCCGGGAATGAAACCAAGGCCCGCCTGGCAAGCAGCATGTCCAGCCGTGTTCCCATCCCCACCACACAGCTTGGAGGGAGAACAAAAGCCACCTTCCTCCATGCAGGGCCGCATGACAATCCCCACAGCACAACGTGTTCCTGGACAGCACATCAAGCCTGGGGCTCTGGGGTTTTTCTGGGCCAAGGTCAAGCTGAGGGTACCTCCTCTCAGGGCCTCATACACCTTTAGTGACGGCACGTTTGGCAAGTGGGGGTCAGGCTGCCCTGGGATCGGGCAAAGAGTCTCAGAGCTTGGCCCCAAGCCTCTCTAGGGAGACAGCGGGGCCTAGTCCAGCTTCCCAGCCTGGCGCCTGCTGAGCTGACCTCCAGGCCACGGTCCTGGGCAGGCCCAGGCTCCAGCAGAACTCCTACTTGGACAGGCCTCCCATCTTACTTCTATTACTAAAGGGAAAAGCTCTCGCCTCTTTTTCCTGAAGGTCATTTAGCTTTATGGACTCCGCCTCCTGTTCCTGTAAGACCAGAGAGGTAAGTGAAGGCTGGGCTCCAAGACAAGAGGTAAAAAATGCACCGCTCCTCGGCGTGGCCCGACCTTGGCCTCCTGCGAGCCTCCGTCCGCGTGCTCGCCTTCCCGTGCCTCCTGCGTGCTGGCCTCCGAGTTGCTCTTCTCCCTCTCTGGGTCCCGTTTTCCACTCTCATGACCCAGCTTCCCAAGGGTGCAGAAGCTTTCCTTCTTGTCTTGTGCTAGGTTTTCCTGACTGCAGGAGGAGCAGGGAAAGTGGTTTGGAAGAGGTGTCATGGCAGACAGCTGCAGGCAGCTCCTGGTCTCCTCCGGGGCTGTCTCCCTGGGCTCTAGGCTGGTGCCCCTGGGGTCCGTGGGCGCCTATGAGGGGCCCTGACCCGGCACAGGGTTCTGGCTCTGAAGGGCCCCCCAACCTGGCCTTCCTGGCTCCCTCTGCTGACCCATCTCGGCTGAAAAACTTACCCTGTACTGCCAGGGTCTGGACTGGGAACCAATTTACTTACAGCCAACCTCTAACCTTGCTCAAAGAACCAAAATCTGGTGAGAAGATGCAGCCATCCTGTGGCAGATCCACAGCTCACTCCATGTGGATACCAAATGGGCCGTGCCAGCCAGCAGGCTGGGGGGTCCGTGGCTGGCCCTGCAGTTACTCACACCAACCTGGTAACCCCTTCTGTGGTCTGCTGTGGTGTGTGGCCAGGGGCAAGAGGAATGCAACAGGCAGTGAGGATGACGGGCTCTGCCACCATCTGCAATGGTGTTGACTTGGCCAAGGGTATTGACTTGGCCAACGTGAGGATGACGGGCTCTGCCACCATCTGCAATGGTGTTGACTTGGCCAAGGGTGTTGACTTGGCCAACGTGAGCAGACACTTTCAGCTGTGCCACCCTAAAGGTGtgtggtcttcccacctcagctgccctcACCAAGGCCATCAGCTTCCCTGAGCTCCACAGGGTGGGAGGCTCCGGACGCCTCACACATTGCTCTAACGCACGAACACTCACTCTCACCAACTGACTGCACCTTTGGCCACTTTGGCGACTGGACGCCTTCCTTGGTCTCCACTCTACGGGAGCCACTTGTAAAGAAGGCAGACTTGGCCCGTGCCTTGTCCATGGTGCTGGCAAATCGACTTTGTTAGATCTGAGACAAATTCTTGAGGAATTCAAGGGCTTTTAAGTCTTGTTTGATGGCAAGAGGGTGAGTGGGTGGGAGAACCAGAGCTGGGGCGGGACGGGACACGAGGTGCAAGGAGGCAAGAACTCGGCGGTACGAAGTGAGGTTGTGCCGTCCAGGGCCCCACGCCCCCTCCCTAAAGGGTCACTCGAGTTGTTTACATCCAGGGTTGGCCCAGCAGTCCACCAGCGAGACGACGCCTCCTTCCCCAGAGGGCCACGGGGTGTCTACTGACAGGGACGCAGCTGTGACCCTCAGGTCAGGGCCCGAGTCCTGAGGACACCACCCCCTACAGGTGGGCCCCGTTCCCACACTGAATTCTCTCTCAAAATAAGGAGGATTTCCCAGCCCTCCCATCCAGGCCCTGGGCGGGGTCTTCTCAGGACCCAGGGCTCCCTCGGTCCCCTTCTAAGTGTCTACCTTGATGCCTGGGtgccacccccacaccccaccctctCCCATGTCCGCCTCACTTTTCCCAGCTCCGCCTTCACCCAGGCCAGCGCCAGACAGGCCACTTACCAGCTGGCATCTTCCCCGCTACTGCTTGGGTCTTTTCCTTGATCTTCGGACTCTGGGGAGGAAGGACAGAGCCGTCAGCACCATCACACCACAGCTACCGGAGCTCAGGACCTGCCCAGAGCCGCCCACAGCCACCCACGGCAGAGCTCAACTCTCAGCCGTGGCTACGGCTAACCTGAGTTTCTCCCCCACCCGTGCCCAAGCCCAGCCCCTCCTGTATTTGCTACCAGCACTTTCCACAGCCTGGTGCCGGGGCCTTGAGCCTGGCTCAGTCCCAGCAGCTCAGCCCACCCCCGGCTCCACCTTCTCCCTGCAGGGCTCAGGGCGAGGCGTGGCCAGCTGCCTTACAGTAAACGCAAGAGGCTCCGGGACCTCTTGCCATTCCTCTTTGTCCTAGCGCAGCTGGCTGGAGGTAGCTGAGCACGAGGGTGGGAGAAGACCCCAAGACCTGCCCATGTGGCTACCACCCTCCACCCAGGCTTCCTCTCACGGACAGATGGGACCTGACACCCCTCTTGGCTTGTCCAGGAAAATCCACCAATCTCCAGGTTCTCCGGGCTCCCCGAGGCACATCGCTGGGTGTTTCTAGTAGTCTTTTCTCGGGACCACTTTATGCCTCTGGGCTGCCCTCCGTGAGCGCTGGTCTCCTGTGCTGCGCATGGCCCAGGCCCAGACACACCCTCTGCCCTCACTGCTCCCCCGTGAAGTCGGCCACCCCACCTCTCCCGCATCCCGGAGGCCTCCCTGTGATGTGGACGCGGCGTCTCACACATCCAGGCACCTGTGGGTGCATGTGGCACTGTGCATGTCATCAAGCCCACCAAGTCTGTGCGGGGCAAGGAGCTGAACATCTGACTCTACCGGTGGTCAGCAAGGCCGGGCCCATCTCCTGGGGTCACAGGGCTGGAAATGCCTCCTGCTTTTCTCCGGCAGAATCTCAGTGGCCTGGGGGCAGCCACCAAGCTCCCGGGAGACGCGCTCCTGGGCCGTGGTCTCAGACCCCGAGGGTGCTGGTGCCTGGGGGAGGCTCTGCAGGGTGGACGTCTTTGCCAGACAGGACAAGCAGCCCCACAGAAGCCCGGTCTCCCTGCTGCGGCTCCTCCCATCATGCGGTTTTGGGCAAATCCAGCAGGTGTTGAGGGAAATGTCAGCCACGATGGGGCTCGGTCCCTTCCTCCGTCCGACCCCGGACTCTAAGTCCACACTGCGGTGGCACCGGGCAGCACTGTTCGAGACCTGCTCCCTGCCCCTACTTAAATTCCCGCTAAGCAGCCTTGGCGTAACTTATTCTTTTGAGAACTTTACACATCTTGAGGGAACCCTGcggggagggaggtggggtgcAGCCTCCTGACTGCTCACACCCTCACACAGCACATCTTTGGATTTTTAAACTCAGAGAACACATATTTTTACATCATTACTTCTTACAATTGTCTCCAGGGCTTGAGCAAACCCTGAGTCCTACTGGGCTGTTTCACTTCCACGGCCCCGTGGCCACCTTTGCGAAGGGGAGGCAGAGCTGCCGAGGCcgcgggaggggaggggaggggaggggaggggacgcCTGCTCGCACCTCCGTGTCAGCACCTCAGCCCTGTGCTCTGGGCCGGTATTCAAGGTGTGAGGGGGTGACTCTAGCACCATCCCCAGGCCACTGTCCGTTCGGCACACCTGGAAACATCTGAGTGGCGAGCGTGGACTGACACAGATGCAGCCTACGCGTTTCGTGGTCTAGAAGCCATCCGTGTCAAACACCGGCTACGCAGGTTCCTCGCTGGTGGGCAAGGTCCGAGGCTCCCGGCAGGGACCCAGGGCCTCCTTGCAAATGGGGGGCCTGGCCATGGTCCTCTCTCCAGGCATTGGCTGGCTTCGGAGGCCCATGAGGGTCCCGGGCCTGCCCTCCTCTCACCCCTTTCGCCCTTGGCTGTGCCCGGCTGGAGCCCCACAGCTCCGCCCCAGCAGTGCAAGGCCTTCCCGGCAGCCCTGGGTGGGTTACAGGTGTGGACCTGGAATGGTCCCCTCTTCCACCCTTAGTGTTCTGAGCACAGggcagtgggaggcaggaggcccGGCCCGGTCCCTGCTGCCTGTGGAAGGAAAACGAATCTCGGGCTCCAAATCACTGAGCTAAGGGGAAGAGTCAGGCTGGGATgtgtcaggcaaacctgcctcccatcctCTTCCTAAATAAGAGCCGCAGAGATAAACGGCCACAGGCCACCTCGTCATTCACCCAGGAGGAAATGCCCTACGAGCCTCACGAGCTCTGCCCCAAGCAGTTCTGTGGAGTTTCACGCGGGGAATGCAGACGGGCAGCTGACCGGGGATGGAGATCACCGTCCTCCCTCTGCTCGCCTGAGACAAGCGTGTCTGACGACTTCCTCCAGGATGCTTATGTAAAACTGCAGTCACTGAGCCGGACTAGGGTACAAGGGACTCTCCCGCTAACCCCTCACGTGTAAACTGTGTGTTCAGTGAAAGGCTGCTCGAGACCCAGAAGAATGCAGTTCTGTGTCTCCTCTACCTACCACCTGGGAGCCCCTCCTGCCTCGGGCTGCCCCTTTCTGGACAGAACCAGCGTACCCTTCACAGGGACTGATTAATGCCCCACGTCCCCCTAAAATGTACGACACCGGGCTGTGCCCTGCCTTGGACATACGTTGTCAGACCTCCTGGGGCTGTCTCGGTGTGTCCCTAACCTTGGGAAGTGACTTTCTAACTGGCTGGGCCCTGACGTGGGTACTTTGGGTTCAGGGCCTGGTGGAGCAGCCGTGCCGTCCACCCGCTCCCCGCGGCCCCACAGCCCCTACCTGGCTCCTTGCGAGGCTTCCTAGGGTGGCTGGGAGGGTCCCCCTTGAGCTGCAGGCCTTCCAGACTCCTGCTCCGCTGAAGTTCAGAGGCCTCAAAGGCCGCCTTGAGGTGCCCGAGGGCCACTCCTGAGGGCAGGACCCTGGGGCCGGGCCGGTGCCTCCTGTGTGTGGTCCCCGTGTCCTTCTCCATCCTCCAGCCCAGCCTCGGCCTGAGCGCAAGGCTGCCACCCTCACACCCAGCCGTCCCGCGGGGAGTAGTCAGGAGGTGCTGGGTGCGCTGTTGCCAGGGGGCTGCTGTGACATCACTGGAAGGTCAGAGGCCAAAGATCGGCTGGTCCCAGGCAGCACAGGGCGGCTTTCTGTGCAGGCCGGGGCTGGGGCGGGTTCTGTGTTTTCATGTCTGGTCTCTCCACCAGGGAGTGTGGGGAACCGGCACCAGGCCCTAACAAGGCTGCCTGCAGCACAGACGCGGGTCTCCCTCTGTGACGGGGTGTTTGAGTCTTTCTCTCCCTATCAGGGCAAACGGGACACAGATAACTCAGGAAGACAAAGGCAGCCCTGCGGGCAGTGGTGTGGTGCAAACGCTGCCGGCGCCGCGCCTCCCCCCAGCCACACGGCACCAGGACGAAACCCTGCTGTGGCCGGGGCTCCGGCGAGGCCTTGCCGGGTAGTCCGTGTGGGTTTGCTCAGGCGGGCGGCTTAAACAGTGGGAGCCCATTCCCTCTGGTGCCAGGGGCAAAGTGTCTCACAGCGCTGGCTCCCCCAGGCTCTCCCCTTGGCGCGAAGAGGACATattctgtgtcctcacacggtCGTCCTGTGTGCTGCGTCCTCGATATTCCATGTCCTCACGTGGTCGTCCTGTGTGCTGCGTCCTCGATATTCCATGTCCTCACGTGGTCGTCCTGTGTACTGCGTCCTCGATATTCCACGTCCTCACGTGGTCGTCCTGTGTGCTGTGTCCCCGTCTCCCCTTCTCATGAGGACGCCGGCCACCCGGAGTCAGGGCCACGCGCACGGCCTCGCTTTACCTTCACAATCTCTACAGCTCCACGCCCAAGCGCAGCCACACCCTGGGGTCCTGAGGGTCACGGGGTCACAGCTCCAGCACAGGGATTTGTCAGGACAGAGCTCAGCCTGTACTGAGTCGAACAGAAAatctcctccagcctccagaccACGGTGGGTGGGGAGGCAACGTTTTACCTCTCGGTGTTTTTCGGTTGGGCCCGAGAATTAAAATCGGCAGATGAGCTGGAGGAAGGCACGCGCACTCCAGCACGGTCTGTGTGGCTGGGAATGGCCTTTCCTTCCCGAAAGAGGAGGAACACCCCACGGGGAAGACGCTCTCCAGAGCCAGAAAAAGCAGCGCTCTTACCCTCATGGACGGCTGCTTCAGCTCAAAACAACCCTTACAAGGGCGTGGCTTATTTGGGCGACCCCAGGACCCGCTTCCTGTGCCCGGGGCTCCTCAGCGTCAGGGGGAAGCAGGTGTGACCCCCAGGCCGCAGGCTCCCCTCCTTCCGGTCTCGTCTCTTGAAGAGCCCAGAGCCGCTCAGCGCCCAGGAGGCCTCAGCTCTCTGGATAAGTGGTGGGTGCAGGGTGGGGGCCCTAGCCTCACGCACACTCTGGCACTGCCTGGCCTCCTGGGACGGTTCCTCAGAGGCACCTGCTCTGGACGCTCTGATGTCGGGAGTCCCACGGATGCTGCCAGGATGGGAGCGGAGGCTGCTGTCTCTCTCCAACAAGTGCTGGGTCGTCtggagcaacaagagcaaatggGTGTCCCTGGGGTCTCTGCAAAGCCACCTGCCGTCTCTTGGTGGGTGCATCAGTCAGTACtcgtgctgctgataaagacatacccgagactgggcaatttatgaagaagAGGTTGAATGGATTcggttccatgtggctggggaggccccacagtcatggcggaaggcaaaggcacctcttacatggcagcagcaggaGAGAATGAAAATCAAGCGAATgggaaaaccccttataaaacgtTTACATCGGATCTCCGACTTCTCCaccaccacgagaacagtatgggggagacCACCCCATGATTCTGTCATCTCcccctgggcccctcccacaaaacagattcagtcacctcccaggGGGTCCCGCCCACCACACagattcaatcacttcccaccaggtcccgccCACCACAcagattcaatcacctcccaccaggtcccgccCACCACAcagattcaatcacctcccaccgggtcccgcCCACCACAcagattcag is part of the Macaca thibetana thibetana isolate TM-01 chromosome 17, ASM2454274v1, whole genome shotgun sequence genome and harbors:
- the C17H13orf46 gene encoding uncharacterized protein C13orf46 homolog isoform X1; translated protein: MEKDTGTTHRRHRPGPRVLPSGVALGHLKAAFEASELQRSRSLEGLQLKGDPPSHPRKPRKEPESEDQGKDPSSSGEDASCQENLAQDKKESFCTLGKLGHESGKRDPEREKSNSEASTQEAREGEHADGGSQEAKEQEAESIKLNDLQEKEKASVFVEIDLGDHAEEVVTDAKKEEKPSQMDVGDLSEDEPGRSELTDHAFGLKILPALTNAGALMTTPGVSHARNPLPTG
- the C17H13orf46 gene encoding uncharacterized protein C13orf46 homolog isoform X3 — its product is MEKDTGTTHRRHRPGPRVLPSGVALGHLKAAFEASELQRSRSLEGLQLKGDPPSHPRKPRKEPESEDQGKDPSSSGEDASCQENLAQDKKESFCTLGKLGHESGKRDPEREKSNSEASTQEAREGEHADGGSQEAKEQEAESIKLNDLQEKEKASVFVEIDLGDHAEEVVTDAKKEEKPSQMDVGDLSEDEMQTSWVCCIPYSSRKREKESA
- the C17H13orf46 gene encoding uncharacterized protein C13orf46 homolog isoform X2, whose product is MEKDTGTTHRRHRPGPRVLPSGVALGHLKAAFEASELQRSRSLEGLQLKGDPPSHPRKPRKEPESEDQGKDPSSSGEDASCQENLAQDKKESFCTLGKLGHESGKRDPEREKSNSEASTQEAREGEHADGGSQEAKEQEAESIKLNDLQEKEKASVFVEIDLGDHAEEVVTDAKKEEKPSQMDVGDLSEDDVAFSCTHPTQYIPRTVRGNLQITQSTAHSTASQ